One Streptomonospora salina genomic window, AGTACCGCGACGCGCTCCAGTCCCGGGTGGCCGACCTGGCCAACGTCGGCGACGGCGGATACGGGAGCCCCGGGGCCGCCGAGGCCGGGCTGTTCCTGCGGGAGTTCACCGGAGGCCTGCCGTGGGCGCACCTGGACATCGCCGGCCCCGGGCGCTCGGTGAGCGACGAGGGCGTGCTGAGCAAGGGCGGCACCGCGTTCTCCACCCGGCTGCTGCTGCGCTGGCTGTCCGCCGACGGTCCGGCCGCGGGACCGGGCGGAGCGTCGGGATAGGCCCGCTTTCCGGAAGGGACGCGTCCGCCGGAGAGGCACGTCCGGGGCGCGTCCCGACTATCGGGGCCCGGTCCGGCGGGCGCGGGCGCTTCGGCGTCCCTGCGGGGCCGATCCGCCGCTCCCGGGCCCGTTCCCGGAGCCCGTTCCCGAGGCCTCGGCGGCGGCCGTTCGGCGGCGGGTCCGGTGCGCTCGGCCGGCGCCGAACGGCTCTCAGGCGCTGTCGCGGGGCGCCTCGCGGATCGCCGCCAGGAGGCCCTCGCCGATGGGCAGCAGCAGCGGGATCAGGTCCTCGTCGTCGCGCACCTGGCGGGCGACCTCGCGTACCGCCGCAGTGCCCGGATCCGGAGCGCTCAACGGCCCGTCGGCGCTCGTGGCGGCCTCCAGCGCGTTGTTGAACACGACGATCCCGCCGGGGCGCAGCAGCCGCAGCGCCTCGGTGAGGTAGTCGGCGTAGGCGGCCTGCTCGGCGTCGACGAAGACCATGTCGTAGGCGCCGTCGGTCAGCCGCGGCAGCACGTGCAGCCCCCGCCCCAGGATCAGCCGCACGCGTCCGGCGGCGAAGCCCGCCCGTCGGTAGGCCGACCGCGCGAGCTCCTGGTACTCGGGTTCGATGTCGACGCTGGTCAGCACCGATTCGTCGCGCATGCCCCGCAGCAGCCAGATGCCGGAGCTGCCGCAGCCGGTGCCCACCTCCACGACGGAACGGGCGCCGATCGAGGCGGTCAAAAAGCGCAGGGCCGCGCCCCCGGAGGCGCTGACGGGCGGGGACTCGGCGCGCTGGCCGGCCTCGCGCGCCGAGGTCAGAGGGGCGTCCTCGACGGCGTACTGATCGATGTGGGCCAGTGTGTGGGCCAGTGTGTCGTCTCGGCTGGCGATGGCGGCCTCCCCGCGTGTGGTCTGACATGTCCCCGAGCCGGGCGGCCCCGTCGCGGGACCTGGCTCGGCCGGATGGCGGGACGCGGCGTGCGCCGGCTTGCCCGGACCGCGGCGCTCCGGGCGAACACCCGGTCACACTGCGTGCCGGTGCGCTCACCCCCAGGCCGGGTCCAGGGCACAGACTAGCCTGCCGAGGGCCTCTGAGGACGTGTTGGCGGCGCAGGGAACTTAATCACCGTCTCGCGACGTTGCAAACCGGGTAGGGACGGTTCCGTATCCGAACCGTCGGTGCCGGCCCCGGCACGACCGGCTTGACGACGCAGGGGCGGTGCGCCCGGACCCCGCGGGCGAACGCGAACCGAAGGGAGAGGCGGTGGCAGACTCCGACGCTGCCGTGGACTTCGAGCAGTGGGAGCCGCCGAGCTGGGACGAGGTCGTCCGCGACCACTCGGCGCGCGTGTACCGGCTGGCCTACCGCCTGACCGGGAACAAGCACGACGCCGAAGACCTCACCCAGGAGGTCTTCATCCGGGTGTTCCGGTCGCTGGCCAGCTATACCCCGGGCACGTTCGAAGGCTGGCTGCACCGCATCACCACGAACCTCTTCCTCGATACGGCGCGGCGCAAGCAGCGCATCCGGTTCGAGGGGTTCTCCGACAACGCCGACGACCGCCTCCAGGGCCGCGAGCCCTCGCCGGCGCAGTCGTTCGACGACCGCCACTTCGACGCCGACGTCCAGGCCGCACTCGACGACCTGCCCGCGGAGTTCCGCGCCCCGGTGGTGCTCTGCGACATCGAAGGCCTGTCGTACGAGGAGATCGCCGCCACCCTCGGTGTGAAGCTGGGGACGGTGCGCAGCAGGATCCACCGGGGCCGCGCGCAGTTGCGCAAAGCGCTCGAACACCGGCGGCGCCTGGCAGCCGCCCGCGAAGCCGAGCTCCGGGGCGGCGCCGATCGTGGTATCGGGGAGGTGGAGTGACCATGGACCATCCGGAAGAGCGCCTGTCCGCTCTCGTCGACGGCGAGCTCGGCCACTCCGAGCGCGACCGTATTCTGCGGCACCTGGCCGACTGCGAGGACTGCCGGTTCGAGGCCGAGACGCTGCGCGGCCTCAAGCGCCGCCTGCACGGTCTGGATGCGCCCGAGCCCTCCACCGACTTCCTGGGGCGCCTGACGTCGCTGAGCGGGCCGTCGGCCGACCCGCCGGAACGTCCGCAGGGACCGCCCGGGGGCATGTTCGGATCCGCGCCTCCGGGATCCGGCCGGCCGATCGGCGGCGGTCCCTCGGCGGCTGCGGTCGAATCGCCCCCCGCCGCACCGGCGCCCGAGCGCGCCCGCCGCCCGGCCGCCCGCCCCCGGCCGATGACGGTGCTGCGGCCGCGCTGGGAGCGCACGCGCTTCGCCGTCGCCGGCGCCTCGGTGCTGGCCGTCGCGCTGGGCACCGCCTTCGTCGCCGGCGGCGACTCCGCGGACGCGCCGGTGGTCACCCCGCCCGTGGAGGACTACATCGTCGAGCATGCCGTGACCTCCCGCGACCTCCCGGTGCCCGGAATCGAGAACGCGCGTTCCCAAGTGAGTACGGCGGTCGAGACCGGCGCGCCGACGTCCGCACCGCGGTGACCGGCGCGGGCCGCCCCTGAGCGGGCGCGCCCGTCGGCCGCCTCCCTCGAAGGCGACGCTGCGCGTCGTCCACCGCCGCCCACCGGAGACGCTCCGCGTCGGAGGAAGTCCCATGCGGATCCCGCTCGTCCTGCTGTCGCTGTCGCTGGCCGTCCTCGTGCTGCTGCCGTCCTCGGTGGCGGCCGACGCGGAGGAGGTCCCGGCACCGGGCGGGGACGACGCCTTGGAGCTGCTTCGCCGGACCGCCCAGTCCCTGCGCGAGGTCTCGTTCGAAGGCGTGCAGTCGGTGACCGCTCCCGGCGCCGGAACCGGCACCGTCGACGTGGTGCACCGCGCCGGCGAGGGCACCGACTACCGCTACGAGGCGAGCGTGCTCCCGGGCCGGGGACGCGACGTCATGGTCGGCGCGACCTCGCCCCTGCTGAAGTCCGACCGTGTGCTCCTGGACCAGCTGGCCGAGGTCTACCGGGTGACCCGTACCGGTCGCGGCCGGATGTGCGACCGGCCGGCCGCCGTGCTCGACGCGCTGCGCGCCGACGGCAGCGTCGCCGGCCGGATCTGGGTCGACG contains:
- a CDS encoding O-methyltransferase, with protein sequence MDQYAVEDAPLTSAREAGQRAESPPVSASGGAALRFLTASIGARSVVEVGTGCGSSGIWLLRGMRDESVLTSVDIEPEYQELARSAYRRAGFAAGRVRLILGRGLHVLPRLTDGAYDMVFVDAEQAAYADYLTEALRLLRPGGIVVFNNALEAATSADGPLSAPDPGTAAVREVARQVRDDEDLIPLLLPIGEGLLAAIREAPRDSA
- a CDS encoding anti-sigma factor family protein → MDHPEERLSALVDGELGHSERDRILRHLADCEDCRFEAETLRGLKRRLHGLDAPEPSTDFLGRLTSLSGPSADPPERPQGPPGGMFGSAPPGSGRPIGGGPSAAAVESPPAAPAPERARRPAARPRPMTVLRPRWERTRFAVAGASVLAVALGTAFVAGGDSADAPVVTPPVEDYIVEHAVTSRDLPVPGIENARSQVSTAVETGAPTSAPR
- the sigE gene encoding RNA polymerase sigma factor SigE, whose translation is MRPDPAGEREPKGEAVADSDAAVDFEQWEPPSWDEVVRDHSARVYRLAYRLTGNKHDAEDLTQEVFIRVFRSLASYTPGTFEGWLHRITTNLFLDTARRKQRIRFEGFSDNADDRLQGREPSPAQSFDDRHFDADVQAALDDLPAEFRAPVVLCDIEGLSYEEIAATLGVKLGTVRSRIHRGRAQLRKALEHRRRLAAAREAELRGGADRGIGEVE